One window of Candidatus Regiella endosymbiont of Tuberolachnus salignus genomic DNA carries:
- the traD gene encoding type IV conjugative transfer system coupling protein TraD, which translates to MRLNLRHLTQGGQVAFMRLRMFLQINNLISYYMIMSFMVITLVTLFIRVSTQNSINGLMYWYAWSIHPLLKNSVNPTRYTLNYYGKKLSYTTDQIINDAYTAYCGQLLKQELIISALISMIVVFLVALFFYCYLGRTGRKQSEDEITGGRVLNNDPKAVARLMRKRGQASDIKIGSLPIKKDSETQNFGLHGTVGSGKSTLIRKFLSLLRERGDLVIIYDKGCTFIDKYYDESKDILLNPLDKRCANWDMWEECQTLPDLETVSNTLIPMGSSEDPFWQGSARTIFAEAAQRMRQDKGRSYNKFLRTLLAIKLDKLREFLAGTPASALIDSKIEKTAISIRSVLTNYVKAMRYLQGIERSGQPKFTIRQWMQGVKDGGKNGWLFVTSHQNHYESLKPVISMWLGIAANSLLSMGENRQRRVWFFIDELPSLHKLPSLPYIIAEARKFGGCFALGFQSYPQLEEIYGSKFAEAMFDLLNTKYFFRSPSAQVAKFVEEDIGETVKKKFSEQTSFGAEQVRDGISFGKDEQRVNIVSYTDVQMLEDLTCFVTLPGHYPVVRMSLKYQKLANVAEPWVLRNVESSLDPHVESELEQRSEEASQALDLLFSHENSAPQKYTAKAKSTAKPTATDSTTAGGGREDPLAMKPIPNVGECGDIRDDARDGQYTQPLQTRKSTRKEEVNINPRRADHAIDEPGEYF; encoded by the coding sequence ATGCGCCTGAATCTTCGTCATTTAACGCAGGGCGGGCAGGTCGCTTTTATGCGTCTGCGCATGTTCCTGCAAATAAATAACCTCATTTCTTATTATATGATCATGTCATTTATGGTCATAACCCTAGTGACACTATTTATTCGAGTGAGTACGCAAAATAGTATAAATGGTTTGATGTATTGGTATGCATGGAGTATCCATCCTCTACTAAAAAATAGCGTCAACCCGACTCGTTATACGTTGAATTATTATGGCAAGAAGCTGAGCTATACGACGGATCAGATAATTAATGACGCCTACACCGCTTATTGTGGTCAATTGTTAAAACAGGAATTAATCATTTCTGCATTAATTTCCATGATAGTGGTTTTTCTTGTGGCGTTATTTTTCTATTGCTATTTAGGGCGCACAGGTCGCAAGCAAAGTGAGGATGAAATTACCGGAGGACGGGTATTAAATAATGATCCTAAAGCGGTTGCCCGTTTGATGAGAAAACGCGGGCAGGCGTCGGATATCAAGATTGGCTCTCTGCCGATCAAAAAAGACAGTGAAACGCAAAATTTTGGTCTGCATGGCACCGTTGGCTCCGGTAAATCTACCCTGATCAGGAAGTTTTTATCGTTGCTACGTGAACGGGGTGATTTGGTTATTATTTATGATAAGGGCTGCACTTTTATTGATAAATATTACGATGAATCGAAAGATATCCTGTTAAATCCGCTGGATAAACGCTGTGCCAACTGGGACATGTGGGAAGAATGTCAAACCCTGCCCGATTTGGAAACCGTCTCTAACACACTGATCCCAATGGGTTCATCTGAAGATCCTTTCTGGCAAGGCTCTGCCAGAACCATTTTCGCTGAGGCGGCACAGCGTATGCGCCAAGATAAAGGCCGTAGCTATAATAAATTTCTCCGCACGTTGCTTGCGATTAAACTCGATAAATTGCGCGAATTTTTAGCCGGTACACCGGCATCAGCGCTGATTGACAGTAAGATTGAAAAAACCGCCATCTCTATCCGTAGTGTACTGACCAATTATGTTAAGGCGATGCGTTATTTGCAGGGTATCGAACGTAGTGGCCAGCCAAAGTTTACTATCCGCCAGTGGATGCAAGGTGTTAAAGATGGCGGCAAGAATGGCTGGTTATTCGTAACCTCCCATCAGAATCATTATGAATCGTTAAAACCCGTCATTTCGATGTGGCTTGGCATAGCCGCCAACAGCTTGCTTTCGATGGGAGAAAACCGCCAGCGCCGTGTTTGGTTTTTTATCGATGAATTACCCTCTTTGCATAAACTCCCCAGCCTGCCTTATATCATCGCAGAAGCACGTAAATTTGGTGGATGCTTTGCCTTGGGATTCCAGTCTTACCCGCAACTGGAAGAAATTTATGGCAGCAAATTTGCCGAAGCGATGTTTGATCTGCTGAACACCAAATATTTTTTCCGCTCACCCAGCGCACAAGTGGCAAAGTTTGTTGAGGAAGATATTGGCGAAACGGTAAAGAAAAAATTCTCCGAGCAGACCAGTTTTGGTGCCGAACAAGTGCGGGACGGGATCTCGTTTGGCAAAGATGAACAGCGCGTGAATATTGTCAGCTATACCGATGTGCAGATGCTGGAAGATTTAACATGTTTTGTCACCCTACCAGGCCATTATCCTGTGGTCAGAATGTCACTCAAGTACCAAAAATTAGCTAACGTGGCCGAGCCATGGGTACTACGCAATGTTGAATCTAGTCTTGATCCGCACGTTGAAAGTGAACTGGAGCAACGTAGTGAGGAAGCCAGTCAGGCGTTGGATTTACTTTTTTCTCATGAGAACTCAGCCCCACAGAAATACACAGCCAAGGCTAAATCTACCGCTAAACCAACAGCGACAGACAGCACCACTGCTGGAGGCGGTCGAGAAGATCCGCTAGCGATGAAACCCATACCCAACGTCGGTGAATGTGGTGATATCAGGGATGATGCAAGAGATGGGCAATATACCCAACCATTGCAAACCAGAAAATCGACACGCAAGGAGGAAGTCAATATCAACCCACGCCGCGCCGATCACGCAATAGATGAGCCCGGGGAATACTTTTGA